Proteins from a genomic interval of Zingiber officinale cultivar Zhangliang chromosome 2A, Zo_v1.1, whole genome shotgun sequence:
- the LOC122042080 gene encoding transcription factor MYB102-like: protein MGRQACCDKEGLKRGPWTTEEDEKLIDYIQKHGQGNWRTLPKKAGLARCGKSCRLRWTNYLRPDIKRGRFSFEEEETIIHLHSMLGNKWSAIAARLPGRTDNEIKNYWNTHIRKRLLKMGIDPVTHAPRLDLLFAAPPFCNSLQSNSLLGLDHDLLLMATNLLSSQSQNSNTVILDQTPLQEQQLQYQSHDQLLDAAQIMQANMSQNPWQEIITQDNYLHECSSWMPTAAMGVNYESLGPSPWPQLGN, encoded by the exons ATGGGGAGACAGGCTTGTTGTGACAAAGAAGGTCTCAAGAGGGGTCCATGGACAACTGAAGAGGACGAAAAGTTAATCGATTACATACAGAAGCACGGGCAAGGAAACTGGAGAACTCTTCCTAAAAAAGCTG GTCTCGCGAGGTGTGGAAAGAGTTGCAGGCTCCGGTGGACAAACTACCTGCGGCCGGACATTAAGAGAGGGAGGTTCTCCTTTGAAGAGGAAGAAACGATTATCCATCTCCACAGCATGCTGGGTAACAA ATGGTCGGCGATCGCTGCCCGTTTACCGGGAAGGACCGACAATGAGATCAAGAACTACTGGAACACACACATTCGGAAGAGACTATTGAAGATGGGGATCGACCCAGTGACTCATGCACCGCGACTCGATCTCCTCTTTGCAGCTCCCCCTTTCTGCAATTCGTTGCAGTCGAACAGCCTGTTGGGCCTCGACCATGACCTCCTCTTGATGGCCACCAACCTCCTCTCCTCTCAGTCCCAAAACTCCAACACCGTTATCCTTGATCAGACACCACTCCAGGAGCAACAACTCCAGTACCAATCTCATGATCAGCTCCTCGATGCGGCACAGATCATGCAAGCCAATATGAGCCAGAATCCATGGCAAGAAATCATCACGCAGGATAACTATTTGCACGAGTGCAGTAGCTGGATGCCTACTGCGGCAATGGGAGTCAACTATGAAAGCTTAGGTCCTTCTCCATGGCCGCAATTGGGGAACTAA